The window TATTCATGAACAAATGTGATATGGTTGATGACGAAGAATTATTAGAATTAGTAGAAATGGAAATCCGTGACCTACTATCTGAATATGACTTCCCAGGCGACGATATTCCTGTAATCAAAGGTTCTGCTCTTAAAGCTCTTGAAGGCGAAGCAGAATGGGAAGAAAAAATCGTTGAATTAATGGACGCTGTAGATTCTTATATCCCAACTCCAGAACGTCAAACTGACAAACCATTCATGATGCCAGTAGAGGATGTATTCTCTATCACTGGTCGTGGTACAGTAGCAACTGGCCGTGTTGAACGTGGTGTAGTTAAAGTCGGCGACGTAATTGAAATCGTTGGTATTAACGAAGAAGCTAAATCTACAACTGTAACAGGTGTAGAAATGTTCCGTAAATTATTAGACTACGCTGAAGCTGGTGACAACATCGGTGCTTTACTTCGTGGTGTAGCTCGTGAAGATATCCAACGTGGTCAAGTATTAGCTAAACCAGGCTCAATCACTCCACACACAAACTTCAAAGCTGAAGTTTACGTTTTATCTAAAGAAGAGGGTGGCCGTCATACTCCATTCTTCTCTAACTACCGTCCTCAGTTCTACTTCCGTACAACTGACGTAACAGGTATCTGTAACTTACCAGAAGGCGTTGAAATGGTAATGCCTGGTGATAACATTGAAATGACTGTAGAACTTATCGCTCCAATCGCTCTTGAAGAAGGTACTAAATTCTCTATCCGTGAGGGTGGCCGTACTGTAGGCGCTGGCGTAGTAGCTACTATCCAAAAATAATTTTAGCGCAAGCTAATTTTTCTAAACCAATCTGTAGGGACGCTTACAGATTGGTTTTTTATGTTAAAATTAGAAGAGAAAGGAGTGCTTATGTATGGAGATGAAAGTTTTATTGATAGAAGATGATCCATCAATTTTTGAAATGATTAAAGATCGTTTTGCACAATGGTCGCTACAAGTTGTAGGTCCAAGTGATTTTCAAAAGGTGATGGATGATTTTATAGAGGAAAAGCCACAACTCATATTAATTGATATACAACTACCTGCTTATGATGGTTTTCATTGGTGTCGTGAAATAAGACATATTTCGAAGGTACCAATTCTCTTTCTATCTTCACGTGATCACCCGATGGATATGGTGATGGCAATGCAAATGGGTGCTGATGATTTTATACAAAAACCATTTCACATGGAAGTATTACTTGCAAAGGTACAGGCGATATTACGACGCACTTATGATTATGTAGAAGAGAAATTGGAAGTCACACGTTTTAATGGTGCAGTTATCGACTATGCAAGAAGCGAAATTATGTATGAAGGACAATTGGTGTCCTTGACCAAAAATGAACTTTTTATATTACGAATTTTAGTGGAAAAAGCTAATCATATTGTTTCGAGGGATGACTTAATGAGAAAACTATGGGATGATGAGCGTTTTGTTAACGATAATACATTGTCTGTGAATGTAAATCGTCTACGCACTAAGCTTGAAGATATTGGATTGCAAGAAGTTATTTTAACAAAAAAAGGGCTTGGCTATATAGCAGTAACGTAGGGGACGTGAGTGTGGATGCTTCTATTATTTTTTAAAGAACGACTAGCATGGATTGGGTTTTATGTGTTTATTTCAATTAGTCTGAACGTATTATTTTCTTTAGATGTTGGTTTAGTAAGTGTTTCGATTACGTATGTTAATATATGTATGTTTATTAGTTTTTTTATCTTTTTGCTGTGGCGTTATAGTGTAGAAGTAGGGCAACTGAAGAATTTCCTGGGAAATGTGGATGGGCAACTGGATGATATTCATAGCAAAAATATGGATCTATCACCATTTCAAGGTGCCTATTTTAAGAAGCTTGAAGATGTGTTCTATGAAAAAGATATGGAGTTGAACAAGACAAAGGTACAATTACAGGAGTATTCAGATGAGCTTCTAGCATGGGTACATGAAGTAAAGGCACCTTTAACATCAATTAATCTAATGTTGTCTCAGATAGATGATTTAGTATTACGTCGAAAACTAGAACATGAGTGGCTCAGACTTCATTTATTAGTCGATCAGCAGCTACATCAAACGCGCCTTGCTACAATTGAAAAAGATAATTATATGACGGAAATTGAGCTTCGTAATGTTGTTTATAAAGAAATTCGTGCCATGCAACCATGGTGTTTGGAGAAGGGAATTGGTTTTGACGTGTCAGAATTATCGGAGACGGTATTGACAGACGGTAAATGGTTAGCATTTATAGTACGGCAAATCCTATCAAATGCCATTAAATATAGTCCTATAAATACTGAGATTTTGATATTTACTGAAGTAGATGCAAGTGGCACGACATTGTTACATATAAAAGATGAAGGTATTGGTATCCGTAAGGAGGATTTACCGCGTATCTTTCAAAAGTCGTATACGGGGACAGCTGGCAGAGAGTCTGCACAGTCTACAGGTATGGGCTTATACTTGGCGCATAATGTTGCGCTGAAAATTGGCGTTCGTATACGCGTGCAGTCGAAGATTGATGAAGGTTCAATATTTACATTACGATTTCCCTTGCAAAACGAATATGTCAAACTAACAGGTAGATGACGAAATTGTCACCTACCTTTTTATATTGTCATGTAAAACGCACGAAATGATTAACGAGAGAGGGTACACTTGGACTATAGAAAGGGGCGCGACTAAGTGGCTGTTTTAATTGGACGTAAAGTAAAAAAAGTATACGGTAAAAAATCAACGGCTCAGGAAGTATTGAAAGGCATTGATTTAGAAGTTAATAAAGGTGAATTTGTAGGTATTATGGGTCCCTCCGGTTCAGGCAAGACAACACTGTTAAATGTTTTGTGTTCGATTGACTTTGCTACTGAGGGTGTGATTGAAATAAATGGTCAAAGCTTACGTGGTATGAAGGAAAAGGCGCTGGCCAATTTCCGCCGTGAGCAGTTGGGCTTCATCTTCCAAGATTATAATTTACTTGATACGTTAACAGTGAAAGAAAATATATTACTGCCTTTAGCGATTGGCAAGTTACCGAAGGCTGTTGCCGAGAGTCGTGTGAAAGAGCTGACACACTTACTGGGTATTACAGATATATTAAATAAATATCCGAATGAAATCTCAGGTGGGCAAAAGCAACGTACATCTGCTGCTCGTGCACTTATCACAAATCCATCACTTGTGTTTGCAGATGAACCAACAGGTGCGCTCGATTCAAAATCAGCTACAGCGCTCTTAAAAAACTTACAGAGTATTAATGAAGCGAAAGAAGCAACAATTATGATGGTTACACACGATGCGGTAGCAGCAAGCTTTTGTACCCGTGTTTTATTTTTAAAGGATGGACTCATTTATAGTGAGCTATATAAAGGTGATAAGACAAGACAAGCATTTTTCCAGGAAATCATGCATACACAAAGTGTGCTAGGTGGTGACGGTTATGAGTCTTAGTAAACTCGTGTTCCGTAGCATGAAGAAAAACATGAAGCATTATTACTTATATTTTTTCGCGCTTATTTTTAGTGTCACACTGTATTTTTCTTTTGTGACATTGCAAAATAATGCTGAGGTATTAGCTACTGTACAGAAGAGTGGTACAGCAACAACAGGTTTTGAAGCTGCGACTTATATTCTATACTTTATAATTTTGTTCTTCGTGTTATATGCTAACCATTTATTTATGAAGCGTCGCAGTAAGGAAGTCGGCTTATATCAGCTAATTGGCATGACCAAGGGCCTTATAGTGCGTTTATTGGCGGTAGAAAGTATCCTTTTATTTGTTGGAGCAATCGTTTTAGGAATGCTGGCAGGCTTTTTCAGCTCACGTTTCTTCGCGATGGTATTACTACGTGTACTAGAGAAAGAGGCGCTTGTGACAATGACGTTCAGTACAGAGGCTTTACAGCAATCTATTGCAGTATTCGCTATTCTTTTAGTCATTGTGTTAGTGCAGATGGCGTGGATGATTCATCGTGTATCATTGCTATCATTGTTTAGTGCATCTAAACAGGCAGACGAGCGTGTAAAACGATTTAGTCCACTACAAATGATGATTGGCTTTTTAGGCCTTGTGTTAATTGCATATGGATATTATGCATCAACAAAACTGTTCGATATTGATTCTGCTGGCAATCTATTTGTCAATATGATCATTATTTTAGCGTCAACAATCGGTGGAACATTCCTTGTATTCCGCTTTTCCGTTGCGTTTATTATGAATTCAGTCCGTTTAAAGAAGAATGGGCATTTATCTGTGCATGATGTATTAGCATTAACACCGATTATGCATCGCATGAAAAGTAACGCAAAATCATTGACTCTTATTACTGTTTTAACCGGCGTATCACTTGGGATTACAACTTTATCTTATATTTCATACTACTCGACTGAAGCATCGTCATACAGCCAAGTACCGGCGGATTATATTTTACTTGAAGATAAAGGGCAGGAATTTTTACAAAAGTTAGAGCAAAATAATATTGCTTATAAAAGAATTGATTACCGTTTACAGGCTGTTACAGCTTCAGTGGCGCAATTATTACCAGAGGATCAACAAGATAGTCCGTTTTATAATATGAAAGGTACTATCTATACAATCCCACTTTCTGATTATCAACAAATTATAGCCAATGCATCTATATCAGGAAATGATATTATTCTAACGAACTACGGTGGTTATATGGCAGAAATGTTCCCAATGGAAAAGGATCGAGATGTCGTAGTAACTGTTGGCGAACACGAGGAGACACTCCATGTCATAGATGTACAAAATGAAAGTATTATCAGTGGTATTGTGACCGCTGGTGGAGGAGGACCAATTTTTGTCGTAACAGACACATTGTTTGAAAAGTTAGCTACAATATCGAATGATACACAATGGCATAAACAAACTTCCATTATGTTAAAATCAAAAACAGATTTAGCTTTAGCTGAAAAATTATATATACAATCGGGTGCAGGTGTTATTTCTTCTATAGAGAGTGAAGGCGAGACGAAAAGTTATATACAAGCGTCTTATGAAAGTGAGCGTAAAGAGAATATCGAAACCTTGGGAATAACGATATTTACAACAGCATTTTTAGGCTTAGCCTTTTTAATGACAACGGGTAGCATTTTGTACTTTAAGCAAATGTCTGAGGCGGAAGAGGAGCGAGGTTCTTATACGATACTAAGAAAGATTGGTTTCGCTGAAAAAGATATCATGAAAGGAATTTATATGAAACAAGCCTTTAACTTTGGTGTTCCATTAATAATAGGGCTACTGCATAGTTACTTTGCTGTTAAGTCAGGATGGTTTTTATTCGGCTCAGAGTTAACAGCACCATTGTGGATTGCTATGAGTTGCTATATAGCGTTATATGCTATCTTTGCTGTACTTTCTGTCGGCTATTATAAAAAAGTTATCCGAGAGTCTTTATAAATAGATATATATGAAGAAACTTCAAAAACAGTATGGTGCTCCATACTGTTTTATTATGATCGGTGACAGTAAAGCTAATTCAGCAAGGTATTAAGGACGATGCGCAACACAACTACA of the Lysinibacillus fusiformis genome contains:
- a CDS encoding ABC transporter ATP-binding protein: MAVLIGRKVKKVYGKKSTAQEVLKGIDLEVNKGEFVGIMGPSGSGKTTLLNVLCSIDFATEGVIEINGQSLRGMKEKALANFRREQLGFIFQDYNLLDTLTVKENILLPLAIGKLPKAVAESRVKELTHLLGITDILNKYPNEISGGQKQRTSAARALITNPSLVFADEPTGALDSKSATALLKNLQSINEAKEATIMMVTHDAVAASFCTRVLFLKDGLIYSELYKGDKTRQAFFQEIMHTQSVLGGDGYES
- a CDS encoding FtsX-like permease family protein: MSLSKLVFRSMKKNMKHYYLYFFALIFSVTLYFSFVTLQNNAEVLATVQKSGTATTGFEAATYILYFIILFFVLYANHLFMKRRSKEVGLYQLIGMTKGLIVRLLAVESILLFVGAIVLGMLAGFFSSRFFAMVLLRVLEKEALVTMTFSTEALQQSIAVFAILLVIVLVQMAWMIHRVSLLSLFSASKQADERVKRFSPLQMMIGFLGLVLIAYGYYASTKLFDIDSAGNLFVNMIIILASTIGGTFLVFRFSVAFIMNSVRLKKNGHLSVHDVLALTPIMHRMKSNAKSLTLITVLTGVSLGITTLSYISYYSTEASSYSQVPADYILLEDKGQEFLQKLEQNNIAYKRIDYRLQAVTASVAQLLPEDQQDSPFYNMKGTIYTIPLSDYQQIIANASISGNDIILTNYGGYMAEMFPMEKDRDVVVTVGEHEETLHVIDVQNESIISGIVTAGGGGPIFVVTDTLFEKLATISNDTQWHKQTSIMLKSKTDLALAEKLYIQSGAGVISSIESEGETKSYIQASYESERKENIETLGITIFTTAFLGLAFLMTTGSILYFKQMSEAEEERGSYTILRKIGFAEKDIMKGIYMKQAFNFGVPLIIGLLHSYFAVKSGWFLFGSELTAPLWIAMSCYIALYAIFAVLSVGYYKKVIRESL
- the tuf gene encoding elongation factor Tu, whose translation is MAKEKFDRSKTHANIGTIGHVDHGKTTLTAAIATVLSKKMGGTAKSYADIDNAPEEKERGITINTSHVEYETETRHYAHVDCPGHADYVKNMITGAAQMDGGILVVSAADGPMPQTREHILLSRQVGVPYLVVFMNKCDMVDDEELLELVEMEIRDLLSEYDFPGDDIPVIKGSALKALEGEAEWEEKIVELMDAVDSYIPTPERQTDKPFMMPVEDVFSITGRGTVATGRVERGVVKVGDVIEIVGINEEAKSTTVTGVEMFRKLLDYAEAGDNIGALLRGVAREDIQRGQVLAKPGSITPHTNFKAEVYVLSKEEGGRHTPFFSNYRPQFYFRTTDVTGICNLPEGVEMVMPGDNIEMTVELIAPIALEEGTKFSIREGGRTVGAGVVATIQK
- a CDS encoding response regulator transcription factor — protein: MEMKVLLIEDDPSIFEMIKDRFAQWSLQVVGPSDFQKVMDDFIEEKPQLILIDIQLPAYDGFHWCREIRHISKVPILFLSSRDHPMDMVMAMQMGADDFIQKPFHMEVLLAKVQAILRRTYDYVEEKLEVTRFNGAVIDYARSEIMYEGQLVSLTKNELFILRILVEKANHIVSRDDLMRKLWDDERFVNDNTLSVNVNRLRTKLEDIGLQEVILTKKGLGYIAVT
- a CDS encoding sensor histidine kinase, producing the protein MLLLFFKERLAWIGFYVFISISLNVLFSLDVGLVSVSITYVNICMFISFFIFLLWRYSVEVGQLKNFLGNVDGQLDDIHSKNMDLSPFQGAYFKKLEDVFYEKDMELNKTKVQLQEYSDELLAWVHEVKAPLTSINLMLSQIDDLVLRRKLEHEWLRLHLLVDQQLHQTRLATIEKDNYMTEIELRNVVYKEIRAMQPWCLEKGIGFDVSELSETVLTDGKWLAFIVRQILSNAIKYSPINTEILIFTEVDASGTTLLHIKDEGIGIRKEDLPRIFQKSYTGTAGRESAQSTGMGLYLAHNVALKIGVRIRVQSKIDEGSIFTLRFPLQNEYVKLTGR